A single genomic interval of Picosynechococcus sp. PCC 7003 harbors:
- a CDS encoding PspA/IM30 family protein: MGFLDRLGRVVKANLNDMVSKAEDPEKILEQAVADMGESLVQLRQSVARAIAAQKKTEQQLIKNQTEATTWQKKAELAIKNGREDLAREALVRKKTFADTAAVLQQQLTQQNAQVKTLKENLLALESKIQEAKTKKDMLKARANAAKANAQLQSTMNNIDTSSAMSAFERMEDKIMELEAQSEATNVLGSASLDQEFAQLEASNSIDDELAMLKAASQETPALEAAKMVDEMEEIADTPVETHEPTDADFAAVDAELEALRTQMKNL, translated from the coding sequence ATGGGATTTTTAGATCGTCTTGGTCGTGTTGTCAAAGCCAACCTCAATGATATGGTCAGTAAGGCCGAAGACCCCGAAAAAATATTGGAACAGGCCGTTGCCGATATGGGGGAAAGTTTGGTGCAATTACGCCAGTCGGTGGCCCGGGCGATCGCCGCCCAGAAAAAAACTGAGCAACAACTGATCAAAAACCAAACCGAAGCGACCACTTGGCAAAAGAAAGCAGAATTAGCCATCAAAAATGGTAGAGAAGATCTCGCCCGGGAAGCTCTGGTACGGAAAAAAACCTTTGCTGATACCGCAGCGGTGCTCCAACAGCAACTGACCCAACAAAACGCCCAGGTGAAAACCCTCAAGGAAAACCTCCTTGCCCTAGAAAGCAAAATCCAAGAGGCCAAGACCAAAAAAGACATGCTCAAGGCCCGGGCCAATGCTGCGAAGGCGAATGCCCAACTCCAGAGCACCATGAACAACATCGACACCAGCAGTGCGATGAGTGCCTTCGAGCGGATGGAGGACAAAATCATGGAACTCGAAGCTCAATCCGAAGCAACCAACGTCTTGGGCAGTGCCAGTTTGGATCAAGAATTTGCCCAACTCGAGGCTTCCAATTCCATTGATGATGAGTTGGCCATGTTAAAAGCGGCTTCCCAAGAAACACCGGCCCTAGAAGCAGCCAAAATGGTGGATGAGATGGAGGAAATTGCCGATACCCCCGTCGAAACGCACGAACCAACGGATGCGGATTTTGCAGCAGTGGATGCCGAGTTGGAGGCTTTACGCACCCAAATGAAAAATCTCTAG
- a CDS encoding ATP-binding protein — MRKSEIASELGLTSLTVATKTMHLDDLHILLIEDNLAEAELLGDLLADIEMVQCNIVHFAHLEKAIACLEDQSFDVILLDLSLPDSQGLSSLPILMGIAPDVPIVVLTNTNDAELALEAVHQGAQDYLIKKNIAFDQETLLRSILYAIERKRNQQALKLANERLRQEMKAREATQLKLKQSNQELEQFAYIASHDLKQPLASIYSWSQLLQVRYGNCFDEKGSSYIRAIQDSVRQMTQLIEDLLTYSRVDQVENTAVDVDCNLIVHQVCNRLSSAIAQQSAKLTIDPLPTIQGNPLQISQIFQNLIENALKYCREDVPPQITISAVQNDNHWVFSCHDNGIGIEPDYFEQIFYAFKRLHSQSQYSGTGIGLAVCKKIVRRYGGEIWVTSTFGEGSTFFFSFPRQSSPKDQA; from the coding sequence GTGAGAAAAAGCGAGATTGCCAGTGAACTTGGCCTAACTTCCCTAACCGTCGCGACTAAAACTATGCACTTAGATGATCTGCACATTCTGCTAATTGAAGATAATTTGGCGGAAGCTGAATTGTTAGGGGATCTACTGGCAGACATTGAGATGGTGCAGTGCAACATTGTGCATTTTGCCCACCTCGAAAAGGCGATCGCCTGTCTCGAAGACCAGTCCTTTGACGTGATTTTGCTGGATTTGAGCTTGCCCGACAGCCAAGGCCTGAGCTCCCTACCGATTCTGATGGGGATTGCCCCAGACGTTCCCATTGTGGTGCTGACCAATACCAATGATGCGGAATTGGCCCTCGAAGCGGTGCACCAAGGGGCCCAGGATTATCTAATCAAAAAAAATATCGCCTTTGACCAAGAGACATTACTCCGCTCAATTCTCTACGCCATCGAACGTAAGCGCAATCAACAGGCCCTTAAGTTAGCCAATGAGCGACTCCGCCAGGAAATGAAGGCCCGCGAAGCGACGCAACTCAAGCTCAAACAATCCAACCAGGAGCTTGAACAATTTGCTTACATTGCCTCCCACGATTTAAAGCAACCCTTAGCGAGTATTTACTCTTGGTCTCAACTGCTCCAGGTGCGCTATGGGAATTGCTTTGATGAAAAAGGGAGCAGCTACATCCGCGCAATCCAAGATTCCGTGCGCCAGATGACCCAGCTTATCGAGGACCTTTTAACCTATTCGCGGGTCGATCAGGTAGAAAATACGGCGGTGGACGTGGATTGTAACTTGATTGTCCATCAGGTTTGTAATCGACTCAGTTCGGCGATCGCCCAACAAAGCGCCAAACTCACTATTGATCCCTTACCTACTATCCAAGGAAATCCTCTACAAATCAGTCAAATTTTCCAAAATTTAATCGAAAATGCCCTCAAGTATTGCCGCGAAGATGTTCCTCCCCAGATTACAATTAGCGCCGTCCAGAACGATAACCACTGGGTTTTTAGCTGCCACGACAATGGCATTGGCATCGAACCCGACTACTTTGAACAAATTTTCTACGCCTTTAAACGTCTCCATTCCCAGAGTCAATACTCAGGCACTGGCATTGGCCTCGCCGTCTGTAAAAAAATTGTGCGCCGCTATGGTGGCGAGATTTGGGTAACATCTACCTTCGGCGAAGGTTCTACTTTTTTCTTCTCTTTTCCGAGGCAGTCTTCCCCCAAGGATCAAGCCTAG
- the trpB gene encoding tryptophan synthase subunit beta — MTISPISPQDTTFNPNQPDAFGRFGKYGGKYVPETLMPALAELEAAYAQYRNDPTFQAELAGLLKDYVGRPSPLYFAERLTTRYARPDSSGPQIYLKREDLNHTGAHKINNAIAQALLAKRMGKQRIIAETGAGQHGVATATVCARFGMECIIYMGVQDMERQALNVFRMKLLGATVQPVEAGTGTLKDATSEAIRDWVTNVETTHYILGSVAGPHPYPMMVRDFHAVIGSETRLQCKEKWGGLPDILIACVGGGSNAMGLFHEFVKDSTVRLIGVEAEGSGITSGHHAATLTQGKPGVLHGAMSYLLQDTEGQVVEAHSISAGLDYPGVGPEHSYLKDTCRAEYYSVTDQDAVAAFRRVSELEGIIPALETSHAFAYLETLCPQLPGSPRIVINSSGRGDKDVQTVAKYLDRHGWD, encoded by the coding sequence GTGACTATTTCTCCCATTTCTCCCCAAGACACCACCTTTAACCCCAATCAACCCGATGCCTTTGGGCGTTTTGGGAAATATGGTGGTAAGTATGTGCCTGAAACCTTGATGCCCGCCCTGGCTGAATTAGAAGCGGCCTATGCCCAATATCGTAATGATCCGACTTTTCAAGCAGAATTGGCTGGGCTATTAAAAGATTATGTTGGTCGCCCCAGCCCCCTCTATTTCGCGGAACGGCTGACGACTCGCTACGCCCGCCCCGATAGTTCTGGCCCCCAAATTTACCTAAAACGGGAAGATCTCAACCACACAGGTGCCCACAAGATCAATAATGCGATCGCCCAGGCCCTCCTCGCCAAACGCATGGGCAAACAACGAATCATCGCCGAAACTGGTGCGGGTCAGCATGGTGTTGCCACGGCGACCGTCTGTGCCCGGTTTGGAATGGAATGCATTATCTATATGGGGGTGCAGGACATGGAACGCCAAGCCCTCAACGTCTTCCGCATGAAATTATTAGGGGCGACTGTCCAACCTGTAGAAGCGGGCACCGGCACCCTCAAAGATGCCACCTCCGAAGCCATTCGTGACTGGGTCACAAATGTAGAGACAACCCACTATATCCTCGGTTCCGTGGCTGGCCCCCACCCCTACCCGATGATGGTGCGGGATTTCCATGCGGTGATTGGGTCAGAAACTCGGTTACAGTGCAAAGAAAAATGGGGCGGCCTCCCGGATATTCTTATTGCCTGTGTGGGGGGAGGCTCCAATGCCATGGGCCTTTTCCATGAATTTGTGAAAGACTCCACCGTGCGCCTGATTGGTGTTGAAGCCGAAGGGTCTGGGATCACCAGTGGCCACCACGCCGCCACCCTCACCCAAGGGAAACCAGGGGTCCTACATGGGGCCATGAGCTACCTATTGCAAGACACTGAAGGTCAAGTCGTCGAGGCCCATTCCATCAGTGCCGGCCTAGATTACCCTGGCGTCGGCCCCGAACACAGCTATCTCAAAGATACTTGTCGGGCTGAATATTACAGTGTTACTGACCAAGATGCGGTGGCCGCCTTCCGTCGGGTGTCTGAGTTAGAAGGGATTATTCCGGCCCTGGAAACGTCCCATGCCTTCGCGTATCTAGAAACCCTTTGTCCTCAGTTGCCGGGTAGTCCGCGCATTGTGATCAACAGTTCTGGCCGGGGCGATAAGGATGTGCAAACGGTGGCCAAATATCTCGATCGCCATGGCTGGGACTAG
- a CDS encoding HAS-barrel domain-containing protein — MRLPLPQFSPGDRHPDHIAEVIETTTTEFTAQCLEPEDLSFPVMPPFGSWVKSYDEESGNIVYGVVTYVTTAPIDSVHRARALGMSLEELREQQPQIFAMLKTEFRAAIVGFEMPSNRRNGRRGEVFQYLPPRPPQIHQSVYHCEPNEIIHFTDRLEFLRILLQVNWVPPESLMAAAVREVYRLRKGDRQWLIDVGRMISTLLKDDYDRLRYILSQIHW; from the coding sequence ATGCGTCTGCCCTTGCCCCAATTTTCCCCTGGCGATCGCCACCCCGATCACATTGCCGAGGTCATTGAAACCACCACCACTGAGTTCACCGCCCAATGTTTGGAGCCAGAAGACCTCAGTTTTCCGGTAATGCCTCCCTTTGGCAGTTGGGTAAAATCCTATGACGAAGAATCGGGCAATATCGTCTACGGGGTGGTTACCTACGTCACCACCGCCCCCATTGATTCAGTCCATCGAGCCAGGGCCTTGGGGATGAGCCTCGAAGAGTTACGGGAACAGCAGCCGCAAATTTTTGCAATGCTCAAAACGGAATTCCGGGCGGCCATCGTCGGCTTCGAAATGCCCAGTAATCGCCGGAATGGTCGGCGGGGGGAAGTGTTTCAATATTTACCGCCCCGCCCCCCCCAAATTCACCAATCGGTCTACCATTGCGAGCCGAACGAAATTATTCACTTCACAGATAGATTAGAATTTCTCCGGATTCTCTTGCAGGTGAATTGGGTTCCCCCTGAATCCCTGATGGCCGCGGCAGTGCGGGAAGTTTATCGACTCCGAAAAGGCGATCGCCAATGGTTAATCGATGTAGGTCGCATGATCAGCACCCTCCTCAAAGATGACTACGACCGACTCCGCTACATCCTGAGTCAGATCCACTGGTAG
- a CDS encoding NAD(P)H dehydrogenase subunit NdhS, with the protein MILPGSMVRVINPDDTFYRFKGLVQRVSDGRAAVLFEGGNWDKLITFNLAELEVTK; encoded by the coding sequence ATGATTCTCCCTGGTAGCATGGTGCGCGTAATCAACCCCGATGACACCTTTTATCGGTTCAAGGGCCTCGTCCAACGGGTCAGCGATGGTCGGGCGGCAGTTCTGTTTGAAGGGGGTAACTGGGATAAACTGATTACCTTTAACCTCGCGGAGCTTGAAGTCACAAAATAA
- a CDS encoding RNA polymerase subunit sigma-70 produces the protein MIQIPSFSETNHPLILALNHYSDSDLLTFCQRYLDQGKYFTGIFCRYAPLVYTLVGHGGRSPVQTDYLFALTWRQIFHELRTLDLEAQGFQSLQQWLLEVVTAYQNQFEIPPVASINYDIKRTTPPLWCYLEQALDLVPPLPRLIVVLADYFHWSSTRISAHLQAEGEYLTVEDVEDWLNQGRQLVLEELPADIRTIYLPESLPQPNNEGDRLTDSASNTN, from the coding sequence ATGATTCAGATTCCGAGTTTTTCTGAAACCAATCATCCACTGATTTTGGCCCTCAACCATTATAGCGATTCGGATCTGCTGACTTTTTGTCAACGCTATTTGGATCAAGGGAAGTATTTTACGGGGATTTTTTGTCGATATGCGCCGTTGGTCTACACCCTCGTTGGCCATGGGGGGCGATCGCCTGTGCAAACGGATTATCTTTTTGCCCTGACCTGGCGGCAAATTTTCCACGAACTGCGCACCCTCGATTTAGAAGCCCAGGGGTTTCAATCCCTACAGCAGTGGCTCCTGGAAGTGGTGACGGCCTACCAAAATCAGTTTGAGATTCCGCCGGTGGCCAGCATCAACTACGACATTAAACGGACAACGCCGCCCCTGTGGTGTTACCTGGAACAAGCCTTGGATTTAGTCCCGCCACTGCCCCGGTTGATTGTGGTGCTCGCGGATTATTTTCACTGGAGCTCGACCCGCATTTCTGCCCACCTCCAGGCCGAGGGGGAGTATTTAACCGTTGAGGATGTAGAAGATTGGCTCAACCAAGGACGTCAATTGGTTTTAGAGGAATTGCCAGCGGATATTCGCACGATTTATCTACCAGAGTCCCTACCCCAGCCAAACAATGAAGGCGATCGCCTGACAGATTCAGCGAGCAACACCAATTGA
- a CDS encoding glyoxalase-like domain protein, which produces MIVALSAFFPPSMAAFFPAFDSLFSTQGIMVMLLCAYGVAMWMFLTTAPKVHTIMVSDLEVARGFYEGILQLPVADVPLHYYYNYEQTLGAASLDPMYMGASPMAMGRTETLGGADGLWYQLKKNTQLHVVSGASLGKKNRHRHVCFDKDCLEAILLRIQARRLKYKIRQEKPLNFLVKDWDERVIELAEVIN; this is translated from the coding sequence ATGATCGTTGCTCTTTCTGCATTTTTCCCTCCCTCAATGGCGGCATTTTTCCCCGCCTTCGATAGCCTGTTTTCTACCCAAGGCATCATGGTGATGTTGCTCTGTGCCTATGGGGTCGCCATGTGGATGTTTCTGACCACCGCCCCCAAAGTCCACACGATTATGGTTTCGGATCTAGAAGTCGCCCGGGGATTTTATGAAGGGATTTTGCAACTCCCCGTCGCCGATGTCCCCCTCCATTACTACTACAACTATGAACAAACCCTAGGGGCTGCGAGCCTTGACCCGATGTATATGGGAGCCAGTCCCATGGCGATGGGCCGCACTGAAACCTTGGGAGGCGCAGATGGGTTGTGGTACCAACTGAAAAAAAATACCCAACTCCATGTGGTGTCCGGGGCGAGCCTCGGGAAAAAAAATCGCCACCGCCACGTTTGTTTCGATAAAGATTGTTTAGAGGCGATCCTGCTCCGTATCCAGGCCCGCCGCCTCAAATATAAAATTCGCCAGGAGAAACCCTTAAACTTCCTGGTCAAAGACTGGGATGAACGGGTGATCGAACTCGCAGAAGTTATTAATTAA
- the nadB gene encoding L-aspartate oxidase — protein sequence MTSVTNLPTQFDVVVIGSGAAGLYAALSLPSHLQVGLITKAKLRTGSSKWAQGGIAAAIAPLDSPELHFQDTLKAGAGLCDPEAVEFLVNHAKEAIDHLVAMGVAFDRRDGELAMTLEAAHSRPRVLHSADTTGKAIITTLIEQVVERSNIHIVAQAFALQLWRNETGQCQGVSVLFDHHIRWIAAGAVILATGGGGQIFAQTTNPTVSTGDGVALAWRAGAQLRDLEFFQFHPTALTKPNAPHFLISEAVRGEGAHLLGFNGDRFAFDYHPDGELAPRDVVSRAIFSYLAENAGDPANAHVYLDLSVIPAEKIRRRFPNIIRMCAEWGVDVFTEPIPVAPAAHYWMGGITTNTDCETSIPGLYAIGETASTGVHGANRLASNSLLECLVFAAQLRDLKPKPSTLVVQNPELQTIAASWNKLSVKVQTIRADLPLLLWQSAGICREQKILQEAIAQVSTWQKQLQQMPLAQFLQGHPPQQIHLSHPDAEPQIRLYAETCNLTDVALLILKSALWRTESRGGHYRTDYPNPEVAWQVHTLIEGETLQRSISSRLEQLP from the coding sequence ATGACCAGTGTGACCAATTTGCCGACTCAGTTTGATGTTGTTGTCATTGGGAGTGGCGCAGCGGGCTTGTATGCGGCGTTGTCCTTACCGAGTCATTTACAGGTGGGTCTCATCACCAAAGCAAAGCTACGCACCGGATCGAGTAAGTGGGCCCAGGGAGGGATTGCGGCGGCGATCGCCCCCTTGGATTCCCCAGAATTGCATTTCCAAGACACCCTGAAAGCTGGGGCGGGCCTGTGTGATCCTGAAGCCGTTGAATTTTTAGTTAACCACGCCAAAGAAGCCATTGATCATCTGGTGGCCATGGGCGTCGCCTTTGACCGCCGGGATGGGGAGCTGGCGATGACCCTGGAGGCGGCCCATTCTCGCCCCCGGGTGTTGCATTCTGCCGACACCACTGGCAAGGCGATTATTACCACTTTGATCGAGCAGGTGGTTGAACGTTCGAATATTCATATTGTCGCCCAGGCCTTTGCTCTCCAACTCTGGCGCAATGAAACGGGGCAATGCCAAGGGGTCAGCGTTTTATTTGATCATCACATTCGGTGGATTGCAGCGGGGGCCGTGATTTTAGCCACGGGGGGCGGCGGGCAAATTTTCGCCCAAACCACAAATCCCACCGTTAGTACCGGGGATGGGGTGGCCCTGGCTTGGCGGGCGGGGGCTCAGTTACGGGATCTCGAATTTTTTCAGTTTCATCCCACAGCCTTAACGAAACCAAATGCCCCCCATTTTTTGATTAGTGAAGCAGTGCGGGGCGAAGGGGCACATCTGTTGGGATTCAATGGCGATCGCTTTGCCTTTGACTACCATCCCGACGGTGAACTGGCTCCCCGTGATGTGGTCAGTCGCGCTATTTTTAGCTACCTAGCCGAAAATGCCGGCGATCCGGCCAATGCCCATGTTTACCTCGACCTGAGTGTGATCCCCGCTGAAAAAATCCGCCGTCGTTTTCCCAATATTATTCGGATGTGTGCTGAGTGGGGAGTGGATGTCTTTACGGAGCCAATTCCTGTGGCCCCCGCCGCCCACTATTGGATGGGAGGCATCACCACCAATACAGACTGTGAAACCTCGATTCCAGGGCTGTATGCCATTGGTGAAACTGCGAGTACGGGCGTCCATGGCGCAAACCGCCTTGCGAGCAACTCCTTACTCGAATGTCTGGTGTTTGCGGCGCAACTGCGGGATCTCAAACCAAAACCATCAACCTTGGTAGTGCAAAATCCTGAGCTTCAGACCATTGCCGCCAGCTGGAACAAATTATCTGTCAAAGTCCAAACAATCCGGGCCGATCTGCCCCTATTGCTCTGGCAAAGCGCCGGTATTTGTCGAGAACAGAAAATTTTACAGGAGGCGATCGCCCAAGTAAGCACCTGGCAAAAGCAACTCCAGCAAATGCCCCTGGCGCAATTTTTACAGGGCCATCCCCCACAGCAGATCCACCTAAGCCATCCCGATGCCGAGCCGCAAATTCGCCTCTACGCAGAAACCTGTAACCTCACCGATGTTGCCCTCTTGATCCTCAAAAGTGCCCTCTGGCGTACTGAAAGCCGTGGCGGTCACTATCGCACTGACTATCCCAACCCCGAGGTCGCTTGGCAAGTGCATACGTTAATTGAAGGAGAAACGTTACAACGTTCCATATCGTCGCGCCTGGAGCAGTTGCCCTGA
- a CDS encoding Dps family protein codes for MATTLQAPINGTTTQNQEASLTIAQSLSHILADTYLLYLKTQNFHWNVQGNLFYGIHNLLEEQYQALAIAVDDIAERIRVLGLSAPGSFHQFLELSSLKEASGLASAEEMIAELSNDHITLTEKLKGVLQQAEQNHDVSTVELLSGRIRDHEKQAWMLSSIVR; via the coding sequence ATGGCTACGACTTTACAAGCACCGATCAATGGTACAACGACCCAAAACCAAGAGGCATCCTTAACGATCGCCCAATCTTTGTCTCACATTCTGGCAGATACCTATCTGCTGTACCTCAAGACCCAGAATTTCCACTGGAACGTCCAAGGGAATCTGTTCTACGGTATCCACAACCTACTTGAAGAGCAGTATCAAGCATTGGCGATCGCCGTAGATGACATTGCCGAGCGCATCCGGGTCTTAGGACTATCCGCTCCTGGTTCTTTCCATCAGTTCCTAGAATTGAGCTCCCTCAAGGAAGCCAGTGGCCTAGCCAGCGCCGAAGAAATGATCGCTGAGCTCTCCAATGACCACATCACCCTCACCGAGAAGCTGAAGGGTGTCCTGCAACAGGCAGAACAAAACCATGATGTTTCTACGGTAGAACTCCTCAGTGGCCGGATCCGTGATCATGAAAAACAAGCCTGGATGCTTAGTAGCATTGTGCGATAA
- a CDS encoding ChaB family protein, producing the protein MTTATLDQNQNNQQTTDLQTKVPCTVSAIFEDRQQANKVLRQLLDMGVKREDISIIGKNLQSETQITGFFGRADFIKEGLQSGAIYGALFGTLFSALSGFGVLFVPFIGTVVAGGPIGAALLGATSGAIAGGAGVGLISALVSLGMPKEKAAIYETKIKAGGLMLTAETSQGTATKLESLFQAEGGTDILSCKDFLISRFDTGRVNSTEDLPESVRSRLSDAAQETFVEVYNQVYKEKQNQHVAAYRAWMRVEDEYKQNSQGIWAKPKTLQQA; encoded by the coding sequence ATGACTACGGCAACGCTTGATCAGAATCAAAACAATCAACAAACGACTGATCTCCAGACAAAAGTACCCTGTACTGTTTCTGCGATCTTTGAGGATCGCCAGCAGGCGAACAAGGTACTGCGGCAGTTGCTCGATATGGGAGTCAAGCGAGAAGACATCTCCATCATCGGTAAGAATTTGCAGTCAGAAACCCAAATCACCGGTTTCTTCGGTCGGGCAGATTTCATTAAAGAAGGTCTGCAGTCCGGCGCAATCTATGGCGCCCTCTTCGGAACCCTATTCAGTGCCCTGAGTGGCTTCGGTGTCCTATTTGTGCCCTTCATTGGTACAGTGGTCGCTGGTGGCCCCATCGGTGCGGCACTGCTCGGCGCAACTAGCGGGGCGATCGCCGGTGGCGCAGGTGTCGGACTTATTTCTGCCCTGGTCAGCCTCGGAATGCCCAAAGAAAAGGCAGCCATTTACGAAACAAAGATTAAAGCCGGTGGTCTGATGCTGACCGCTGAAACGAGTCAAGGTACTGCGACGAAATTAGAAAGTCTCTTCCAGGCAGAAGGGGGAACAGACATCCTCTCCTGTAAAGACTTCTTGATCTCCCGCTTTGATACGGGACGAGTCAACTCGACTGAAGATCTACCGGAGTCTGTGCGCTCACGCCTCTCTGACGCGGCCCAAGAAACCTTTGTCGAAGTCTACAACCAGGTCTACAAAGAAAAGCAAAATCAACACGTTGCTGCTTACCGTGCCTGGATGCGGGTCGAGGACGAATACAAGCAGAACAGCCAAGGCATTTGGGCAAAACCCAAAACCCTACAACAGGCCTAG
- a CDS encoding DUF4079 domain-containing protein → MGEFIRPYLEPIAAWFNTLPIPEIVTHWGHPLMMGIVIVAVGGSAAVKGWQIRRSEDVSTKNESAYWHKKAALWLTTFISLGWTGGVLSLVMQGEPIFESPHFWTGTIAIGLLMANGALSITKFLGKDSLRTVHAYVGSAAIALLVVHAALGVNLGLSF, encoded by the coding sequence ATGGGTGAGTTCATTCGTCCCTATCTAGAACCAATTGCCGCTTGGTTCAACACTTTACCGATCCCAGAAATCGTTACCCACTGGGGGCACCCCTTGATGATGGGCATTGTCATTGTCGCCGTTGGCGGTTCCGCCGCCGTTAAAGGTTGGCAGATTCGCCGCAGTGAGGATGTCAGCACAAAAAACGAAAGTGCCTACTGGCACAAGAAAGCAGCGCTCTGGCTCACAACCTTTATCAGCCTGGGTTGGACAGGGGGCGTTCTTTCTTTGGTCATGCAAGGAGAGCCAATTTTTGAAAGTCCTCACTTCTGGACGGGCACGATCGCCATTGGGCTGTTGATGGCCAACGGTGCGCTATCGATCACAAAATTCCTTGGCAAAGATTCCCTCCGCACGGTACATGCCTATGTAGGGTCAGCGGCGATCGCCTTACTCGTTGTCCATGCCGCCCTTGGCGTTAATCTCGGTTTATCCTTTTAA
- the folK gene encoding 2-amino-4-hydroxy-6-hydroxymethyldihydropteridine diphosphokinase, with the protein MAQNRVYLSVASNIQPEANILRAMTELKPFCQLKAVSRCFVTDAIPAPGQPPTKDLPYYINCVVLVETEYEATSFKFDVLRSLETKLGRVRTADKYAPRTLDLDILLFNDAVIQAENVVIPDPDIKKRWFLAQGILDITPDLSLPDDVQPLQVYLQPLLDNLAATNQTFTEDQTLREKILAIA; encoded by the coding sequence ATGGCCCAGAATCGTGTCTACCTCAGCGTCGCCTCTAATATTCAACCGGAAGCCAATATCTTGAGAGCCATGACGGAATTAAAGCCGTTCTGTCAGCTCAAAGCGGTATCGCGATGTTTTGTGACGGACGCGATTCCGGCTCCAGGCCAACCGCCGACCAAGGATCTGCCCTATTACATTAACTGTGTCGTCTTAGTTGAAACGGAGTATGAGGCGACATCATTTAAGTTCGATGTGCTGCGATCGCTCGAAACAAAGCTTGGTCGAGTCCGCACCGCCGATAAGTATGCCCCCCGCACCTTGGATCTCGATATTTTGCTCTTTAATGATGCGGTGATCCAGGCGGAAAATGTAGTCATTCCGGATCCTGATATTAAAAAGCGTTGGTTCCTCGCCCAGGGGATTCTCGATATCACCCCAGACCTTTCCCTACCCGATGATGTGCAGCCGCTCCAGGTTTATCTGCAGCCTCTCCTGGATAATTTAGCGGCCACCAACCAGACCTTTACCGAAGACCAAACGCTCCGGGAAAAAATTTTGGCGATCGCCTAA
- the folB gene encoding dihydroneopterin aldolase, whose protein sequence is MSKSLDKIYIRDLLLRCIIGIFPEERTKKQDVVINVVMYADLTKAGQTDSIDDTVDYKRITKAILAAIEPSSYNLIEKMAQVVADICFTDPLVEKVEVTIDKPGALRFAKASAVTIYRER, encoded by the coding sequence TATATTCGTGACCTGCTATTGCGCTGCATTATCGGCATTTTTCCGGAAGAACGCACCAAAAAACAGGATGTGGTGATCAATGTGGTGATGTACGCGGATCTCACCAAAGCGGGCCAAACCGATAGTATCGATGACACCGTTGATTACAAACGAATCACTAAGGCGATTTTGGCGGCCATTGAACCTTCTAGCTACAATTTGATCGAAAAAATGGCCCAGGTCGTCGCCGATATTTGCTTTACCGATCCCCTTGTGGAAAAGGTAGAAGTCACCATTGATAAACCCGGTGCCCTGCGTTTCGCAAAAGCTTCGGCAGTGACGATCTACCGGGAGCGTTAG